The Corynebacterium occultum sequence TCCGAGGTCTCGACCCTGCTGGGTCGTATGCCTTCTGCCGTGGGCTACCAGCCCACCCTGGCTGATGAGATGGGCATCCTCCAGGAGCGGATCACCTCGACCAAGGGTCGTTCGATCACCTCCCTGCAGGCTGTCTACGTTCCCGCCGATGACTACACCGACCCCGCTCCGGCGACGGTGTTCGCCCACCTCGACGCAACCACCGAGCTGGACCGCTCGATTGCGTCGAAGGGTATCTACCCGGCCGTGAACCCGCTGTCCTCGACTTCTCGTATCCTCGAGCCGTCGATCGTTGGCGAGCGTCACTACAACATTGCCCAGCGCGTGATCGGTATTCTGCAGAAGAACAAGGAACTGCAGGACATCATCGCCATCCTGGGTATGGATGAGCTCGGTGAAGAGGACAAGATCACCGTTCAGCGTGCACGTCGTCTGGAGCGTTTCCTGGGCCAGAACTTCTTCGTTGCGGAGAAGTTCACCGGTCTGCCGGGCTCCTACGTCCCGCTGGAGCACACCATCGAGGCTTTCGAGCGCATCTGCGATGGCGACTTCGACCACTACCCGGAGCAGGCCTTCAACGGCCTGGGTGGCCTGGACGATGTCGAGGCAGCCTACAAGAAGATGACCGAGAAGTAGGGGAAGCGAAGACATGGCTGAAATCACCGTTGAACTGGTGGCCGTGGAGCGCATGCTGTGGTCCGGTCAGGCCAGCATCGTCACCGCACAGACCACCGAGGGTGAGATCGGCGTGTTGGCCGGCCACGAGCCGATGCTCGGCCAGCTGGCCGAGAATGGTGTCGTGACCATCCGTCCGGTCGACGGCGACAGGCTTGTCGCCGCCGTCCAGGGTGGCTTCCTCTCGGTCTCGACCGAAAAGGTCACCATCCTCGCAGATCATGCAGTCTGGGCTAATGAGGTTGATTCCTCTGCCGCTGAGGCTGATCTGCAGTCGGATGACGAAGTGGCCAAGTCCCGTGCCGAGGCCGGTCTGGCAGCCCTGCGCCGCCAGCAGCAGCCCTAGGCTCGAGACTGGAGTCGACACCATTCGGCTTCAACGCGCTTCGCATCACCTGTGCTGAACCCCATCGCCCATCCAGGGCGGTGGGGTTCAGCCGTTTTTTGCCCAGGGGGCACAGTAGTTTGCGCTGTCCGGAGCGCCGGTTTCAGGGACTGGGGGTGTTCCCCCAGGACTCAGAGGCGGTTAACGCTAAATGAACATGATCTGACCATTGGCCCAACTGGTGTCCGTTATTGCCCGGGTCTCCGGCATATTTCTCCGTTATGCGGGGGCCGTGGTGGTGGGTAGACTAATGGAAATTCAGTCGTTTCCTCGGCAATGGGAGTGCAGGTCTTCAAGATCGGCAACAGAATCTAGAGGAGTTCAGTGGACATCATCATCTGGGTACTGATCATGCTCGCGGCGCTTATCCTACTGCTCGCCGCCTGGCGCTTCTTCACGCAGCGCGCCCGCGGTACCGTGGTGATCCTGCGTGGACTGCCCCATTCGGGGACCCATGGCTGGCGGCACGGTTCCATCCGTTACAACGGCGAGGAGGTCTCCTACTATAAGTTGCGTTCCCTTTCCCCCGGGGCGGACCTTATCCTCAACCGCAAGGTGACCGAGTTGATCGGGCGTCGCAAGCCGACCCCGGAGGAGCTGGATTTCATCCCCGCCCATGTCCATATCCTGGAGATCCTCTCGGCGGAAGACC is a genomic window containing:
- a CDS encoding F0F1 ATP synthase subunit epsilon: MAEITVELVAVERMLWSGQASIVTAQTTEGEIGVLAGHEPMLGQLAENGVVTIRPVDGDRLVAAVQGGFLSVSTEKVTILADHAVWANEVDSSAAEADLQSDDEVAKSRAEAGLAALRRQQQP
- a CDS encoding DUF2550 domain-containing protein, producing the protein MDIIIWVLIMLAALILLLAAWRFFTQRARGTVVILRGLPHSGTHGWRHGSIRYNGEEVSYYKLRSLSPGADLILNRKVTELIGRRKPTPEELDFIPAHVHILEILSAEDRFEVGIGGPGEMALTAWIEAAPDRRRERSSHEELKRNITRRQSRGL